A window of the Desulforapulum autotrophicum HRM2 genome harbors these coding sequences:
- a CDS encoding response regulator: protein MTKPFHILVTDTNLHVRSLLKRELEQDGHTIYMAKNKKEAHGYIYGSNQLDIIVLDPELPDFFGQSLLDEIQDRIPPVKIIIHTFAEFFNEMNVDENIYFVEKSANSIAPMKKKIESFGRNA from the coding sequence ATGACAAAACCATTCCATATCCTGGTGACCGATACCAATCTCCATGTGAGGAGTCTGTTAAAACGGGAGCTGGAGCAGGATGGACATACCATCTATATGGCTAAGAACAAGAAAGAGGCCCACGGCTATATATATGGAAGCAACCAGCTGGACATCATCGTCCTTGACCCTGAGCTTCCCGATTTCTTTGGCCAGTCCCTTCTTGATGAAATCCAGGACAGGATTCCTCCGGTTAAAATCATTATCCACACATTTGCAGAATTTTTCAATGAAATGAATGTTGACGAAAACATTTATTTTGTGGAAAAGAGCGCAAATAGCATCGCACCCATGAAAAAAAAGATCGAATCATTTGGAAGGAACGCATGA
- a CDS encoding CBS and ACT domain-containing protein has protein sequence MLIKRWMSKPVVTVEKDASLMDVSDLFKTKIISMVPVMDDGRIIGIVTDGDIKKASPSKATSLDIYELMTLVRKIKITSLMSSPVITIPGNFTVDEAAAKMLANNISGMPVMGDNGKMEGIITKSDIFRCLVSFTGAGHKGQTFAFKVKDRSGIVQDLMDSVRNHRARIHSVLTSNEEKDDGFRKIIIHTFGIAPDRFDPMVKALGAIAEMTYAADQTTGQRIVF, from the coding sequence ATGCTGATAAAACGATGGATGAGTAAACCCGTTGTCACCGTTGAGAAGGATGCATCCCTTATGGACGTGTCCGATCTTTTTAAAACAAAGATTATCTCCATGGTTCCTGTGATGGATGATGGCAGAATCATTGGGATTGTCACGGATGGAGATATCAAAAAAGCGTCTCCGTCCAAGGCCACCTCCCTTGATATCTACGAATTAATGACCCTGGTCCGCAAGATCAAGATCACCTCTCTCATGTCAAGTCCCGTGATAACGATTCCTGGAAATTTTACCGTTGACGAGGCTGCCGCCAAGATGCTTGCCAACAATATTTCCGGTATGCCTGTCATGGGAGACAACGGTAAGATGGAGGGGATCATCACAAAAAGCGATATCTTTCGCTGCCTTGTTTCGTTTACCGGAGCTGGCCACAAGGGGCAGACTTTTGCCTTTAAAGTAAAAGATCGATCCGGCATTGTCCAGGATCTCATGGATTCCGTCCGCAACCACAGGGCGCGTATCCATAGTGTTCTGACCTCCAATGAAGAGAAGGACGATGGATTCAGAAAGATCATTATCCATACCTTCGGGATTGCCCCTGACCGATTTGATCCCATGGTTAAGGCCCTTGGGGCCATTGCCGAAATGACCTATGCCGCAGATCAGACTACGGGCCAAAGAATTGTTTTTTAA
- a CDS encoding universal stress protein, giving the protein MKKIEKILVGVDLSEYSTLAIEYAVEFAKASNAEILLLNVLNQRDINGVKMASAYYPNGIDLERYITDSKTERYNAIRALVKEKFFEVKSTMSIHVNMGVPFEEILNFAKDENIDLIVIGNKGRSNLSRTLFGSNAEKIFRHAKVPVVSVRDRDNFSRKS; this is encoded by the coding sequence ATGAAAAAAATAGAAAAGATCCTTGTTGGTGTGGATTTATCCGAATATTCCACCCTTGCCATTGAGTACGCCGTTGAATTTGCCAAAGCGTCCAATGCCGAGATTCTGCTGTTGAACGTGTTGAACCAGCGTGACATCAACGGTGTTAAAATGGCCAGTGCCTATTATCCCAACGGAATTGACCTTGAACGTTACATCACGGATTCAAAGACCGAGCGCTATAACGCCATCCGGGCCCTTGTAAAGGAGAAGTTCTTTGAGGTGAAATCGACCATGAGCATCCATGTCAACATGGGGGTTCCCTTTGAGGAGATCCTCAACTTTGCCAAGGATGAAAATATCGACTTGATCGTCATCGGCAACAAGGGCAGGAGCAACCTTTCAAGAACGCTTTTCGGCTCCAATGCTGAAAAGATTTTCAGGCACGCCAAAGTGCCAGTTGTGAGCGTTCGGGACCGGGATAATTTCAGCCGTAAAAGTTGA
- a CDS encoding universal stress protein: MKQIKKIVAALDFSTYSQDILEHSLSLAKGISAQVIIVNVINRKSVDAARQAFNAEHPNSFLPDKYIGDDKERRKRMLGDLLAECGGKETDTKIIVRYGIPFEEILTALDEEDGDLLVIGQKGRTNLPEFLFGTTAEKLFRHSPVPVFSIRKE; the protein is encoded by the coding sequence ATGAAACAGATAAAGAAAATTGTGGCTGCCCTTGATTTCTCCACCTATTCCCAGGACATTCTGGAACACTCCTTGAGCCTTGCAAAGGGAATCTCGGCCCAGGTAATCATTGTTAATGTCATCAACAGAAAGTCGGTTGACGCGGCCAGGCAGGCCTTTAATGCCGAACATCCCAACAGCTTCCTACCCGATAAGTATATCGGAGATGACAAGGAGAGACGAAAAAGAATGCTTGGGGATCTCCTGGCTGAGTGTGGCGGCAAGGAGACAGATACAAAGATTATAGTCCGGTATGGTATTCCCTTTGAAGAGATTCTCACTGCCCTGGATGAAGAGGACGGCGACCTTCTGGTCATCGGCCAGAAGGGTCGGACCAACCTGCCTGAATTTCTCTTTGGTACAACGGCTGAAAAACTCTTCAGACACTCACCTGTTCCCGTTTTCAGCATAAGAAAAGAATAG